One segment of Macrotis lagotis isolate mMagLag1 chromosome 1, bilby.v1.9.chrom.fasta, whole genome shotgun sequence DNA contains the following:
- the ISOC2 gene encoding isochorismatase domain-containing protein 2 — MAAAPRALGRVLPGSSSLFLCDMQEKFRSSISFFPQIVAVAARMLQVARVLDIPVVLTEQNPKRLGPTVPELGAQGIPAVPKTCFSMVVPEVENMMRARPGLKSVLLCGIEAQACIMSTALDLLERGLDVHVVADACSSRSQVDRLLALSRMRQSGVFLTTSECLILQLLADFAHPRFKEVQKVIKDPAPDSGLLALFQAQNPILS, encoded by the exons ATGGCGGCCGCCCCGCGGGCCCTGGGCCGCGTGCTCCCCGGCTCCTCCAGCCTCTTCCTTTGCGACATGCAGGAGAAATTCCGAAGCAGCATCTCCTTCTTCCCCCAGATCGTGGCCGTGGCGGCCCGCATGCTCCAG GTGGCCCGGGTGCTGGACATCCCAGTGGTGCTGACGGAACAGAACCCCAAGCGCCTGGGTCCCACAGTCCCGGAGCTGGGGGCCCAGGGCATCCCCGCGGTGCCCAAGACCTGCTTCAGCATGGTGGTGCCAGAAGTGGAGAATATGATGAGGGCCAGGCCTGGCCTGAAGTCGGTGCTACTGTGCGGCATTGAGGCCCAAGCCTGCATTATG AGCACAGCCCTGGACCTTCTGGAGAGAGGCCTGGACGTACACGTGGTGGCCGATGCCTGCTCTTCCCGCAG TCAGGTGGACCGCTTACTGGCTCTGTCCAGGATGCGCCAGAGCGGGGTCTTCCTCACCACCAGCGAGTGCCTCATCCTGCAGCTGCTGGCCGATTTCGCCCACCCACGTTTCAAGGAG GTGCAGAAGGTCATCAAGGATCCGGCCCCGGACAGTGGACTCCTGGCGCTGTTCCAGGCCCAGAACCCCATCCTCAGCTGA